Proteins encoded within one genomic window of Meiothermus sp. Pnk-1:
- the nrdI gene encoding class Ib ribonucleoside-diphosphate reductase assembly flavoprotein NrdI, whose product MLIVYASKTGNVARFVERLPLRSLRLRDGEERVEEPCVLVTYTTGFGQIPPEVERFAQENRPFIRGVAASGNRNWGVNFARAADLLAGRYGFPILLKFELAGTEKDRLRLLAAAASLADDPTPRLGAARDGSADAPPRLPAAVHRAGRAALRSKH is encoded by the coding sequence ATGTTGATCGTCTACGCTTCAAAAACCGGTAATGTGGCCCGCTTCGTGGAGCGCCTGCCGCTGCGGAGCCTGCGCCTTCGGGACGGGGAGGAGCGGGTGGAGGAGCCCTGTGTGCTGGTGACCTACACCACCGGCTTCGGGCAGATCCCCCCGGAGGTGGAGCGCTTTGCGCAGGAGAACCGGCCGTTCATCCGGGGGGTGGCGGCCAGCGGCAACCGCAACTGGGGGGTCAACTTCGCCCGCGCGGCGGACCTGCTGGCCGGGCGCTACGGCTTTCCGATCCTGCTCAAGTTTGAACTCGCGGGTACGGAAAAAGACCGCTTGCGCCTGCTCGCGGCGGCGGCGAGCCTGGCCGACGATCCCACGCCGCGCCTTGGCGCAGCGCGGGACGGAAGCGCTGACGCGCCACCCCGCCTGCCGGCGGCTGTGCACCGGGCGGGCAGGGCTGCTTTGCGAAGCAAACACTAG
- the metE gene encoding 5-methyltetrahydropteroyltriglutamate--homocysteine S-methyltransferase has protein sequence MPVAVSNLGFPRIGPRRELKFALEEFWSGKTSASALREVARGLRKANWARQHALGITHLPSNDFSLYDHMLDTSVMVGAIPAIYGWSRGEPSLEVYFAMARGSATLNAGGVPALEMTKWFDTNYHFMVPELEANQNFQLAATKPIDEYLEAKALGYQTRPVLVGPVTYLKLAKSTPKALNPLTLIDRLVPVYIEVLRRLYEHGAQWVQMDEPALSLDLDETALGAFRTAYTAIARAVPNLRVLLTSYFGGYGDNLELVLSLPVAGIHLDLVRAPDQLEPVLRKAPAELTLSLGVIDGRNVWRSDLPAILDRLEPVVEARGEERIIVAPSCSLLHVPIDLSLETALDPELKSWLAFAIQKLEELSILGRALNQGREAVKDELAASAAAVIARKTSAKVYDPQVRDRLARITPEMTRRKSPFPLRRKAQQAHLGLPLFPTTTIGSFPQTGEVRKARAAFSRGELSAEGYTGFLRRQVEEAIRWQEEIGLDVLVHGEFERNDMVQYFAERLEGYAFTQHGWVQSYGSRYVRPPILFGDVSRPRPISLEWSSYAQSLTHKPVKGMLTGPVTMLLWSFVRDDLPREQVCRQIALALRDEVIDLERAGIRVIQIDEPALREGLPLRRAEWDHYLAWAVECFRLCSSAVADETQIHTHMCYSEFNDIIRSIGDMDADVISIEASRSKMDLLEAFTAYRYPNQIGPGIYDIHSPRVPPVSEMVALLQKALQYLRPDQLWVNPDCGLKTRRWAEVRPALVNLVEAARQLRAKPEHNPQEPL, from the coding sequence ATGCCTGTTGCCGTCAGCAATCTGGGCTTTCCAAGAATCGGTCCCAGACGGGAGCTCAAATTCGCTTTGGAGGAGTTCTGGTCTGGAAAAACCTCCGCCTCCGCCCTGCGGGAGGTGGCGCGTGGCCTGCGCAAGGCCAACTGGGCCAGGCAACACGCCCTGGGTATCACCCACCTCCCCAGCAACGACTTCTCGCTCTACGACCACATGCTCGATACCAGCGTCATGGTGGGGGCGATTCCGGCCATCTATGGTTGGAGCCGGGGCGAACCCTCGCTGGAGGTGTACTTCGCCATGGCGCGCGGCAGCGCAACCCTCAACGCCGGGGGCGTGCCCGCGCTCGAGATGACCAAGTGGTTCGACACCAACTACCACTTCATGGTGCCGGAGCTGGAGGCAAACCAGAATTTTCAACTGGCCGCCACCAAACCCATCGACGAGTATCTGGAGGCCAAAGCCTTGGGCTACCAGACCCGGCCAGTCCTGGTGGGGCCCGTAACCTACCTCAAGCTCGCCAAGAGCACACCCAAGGCCCTGAACCCCCTCACCCTGATAGACCGCTTGGTGCCGGTCTATATCGAGGTGTTGCGCCGCTTGTACGAGCACGGGGCCCAGTGGGTACAGATGGATGAGCCGGCCTTGTCGCTCGACCTGGATGAAACTGCCCTTGGCGCTTTCCGCACGGCCTATACAGCCATAGCCAGGGCAGTGCCAAATTTGCGCGTTCTCCTTACCAGCTATTTTGGTGGGTATGGAGATAACCTCGAGCTCGTACTCTCGCTGCCGGTCGCCGGTATCCACCTCGACCTAGTGCGCGCCCCCGACCAGCTCGAGCCAGTGTTGCGGAAGGCCCCGGCAGAACTCACCCTCTCGCTCGGGGTGATAGACGGGCGCAACGTCTGGCGCTCGGATTTGCCGGCCATTCTCGACCGGCTCGAGCCCGTGGTGGAGGCGCGGGGGGAGGAGCGGATAATCGTGGCGCCGTCCTGCTCCCTTCTGCACGTACCGATCGACCTCTCCCTGGAGACCGCCCTTGACCCGGAGTTGAAGTCCTGGCTGGCCTTCGCAATCCAGAAGCTAGAGGAGCTCTCGATCCTGGGCCGCGCCCTCAACCAGGGGCGCGAAGCGGTAAAGGACGAGCTGGCGGCTTCGGCGGCGGCGGTTATCGCGCGTAAAACCTCGGCCAAGGTCTACGATCCTCAGGTGCGAGACCGCCTGGCCCGGATTACCCCCGAGATGACCCGCCGCAAGAGCCCTTTTCCGCTGCGGCGCAAGGCCCAGCAAGCCCACCTTGGGCTGCCCCTCTTCCCGACCACTACCATCGGTTCCTTTCCCCAGACCGGCGAGGTGCGCAAGGCCCGTGCGGCCTTCTCCAGGGGCGAGCTGAGCGCCGAGGGGTACACCGGCTTCCTCAGACGGCAGGTAGAGGAGGCGATCCGCTGGCAGGAGGAGATCGGCTTGGATGTTCTCGTGCACGGGGAGTTCGAGCGCAACGACATGGTGCAGTATTTTGCCGAGCGGCTCGAGGGCTATGCCTTCACCCAGCACGGCTGGGTGCAAAGCTACGGCTCGCGCTATGTGCGCCCCCCGATTCTCTTTGGCGATGTATCGCGCCCCCGCCCGATCTCGCTGGAGTGGTCGAGCTACGCCCAGTCGCTCACGCATAAGCCGGTGAAGGGCATGCTGACCGGGCCGGTGACCATGCTGCTATGGTCTTTTGTGCGCGATGACCTCCCGCGCGAGCAGGTCTGCCGCCAGATTGCCCTGGCCCTTCGCGATGAGGTCATTGACCTCGAGCGGGCCGGGATTCGCGTCATCCAGATCGACGAGCCGGCCCTCCGGGAGGGCTTACCCCTGCGGCGGGCCGAGTGGGATCACTACCTGGCCTGGGCGGTGGAGTGCTTTCGCCTCTGCTCCTCGGCCGTAGCCGACGAGACCCAGATCCACACCCATATGTGCTACTCCGAGTTCAACGACATCATACGGTCCATTGGCGATATGGACGCCGACGTCATCTCAATCGAAGCCTCGCGCTCAAAGATGGATCTGCTCGAGGCCTTCACCGCTTACCGCTACCCCAACCAGATCGGGCCGGGAATCTACGACATCCACTCTCCGCGCGTACCCCCTGTTTCCGAAATGGTCGCGCTTTTGCAGAAGGCCCTGCAGTACCTGAGGCCGGATCAGCTCTGGGTCAACCCCGACTGCGGCCTGAAAACCCGCCGATGGGCGGAGGTGAGGCCAGCCCTGGTCAACCTCGTGGAAGCGGCGCGGCAACTCCGGGCAAAGCCGGAGCACAACCCACAGGAGCCTTTATGA
- the nrdE gene encoding class 1b ribonucleoside-diphosphate reductase subunit alpha: protein MRYLELNSAVLHKKDGFFQLEKDLEAAQAFAEEVKARLRRFAGPIERMQALIAEGYYEDFFRLYRKEDLLELSDLAYSYGFRFQSFMAISKFYKDYALKSDDKRHYLERYEDRVLAVALHLAQGDVEKARAYVRAMMEGRYQPATPTFLNAGRARRGELVSCFLLELDDSLNSIGFNLNAAMQLSKIGGGVALNLSKLRARGEPIKGVAHAAKGVVPVAKLLEDAFNYADQMGQRKGAGAVYLNIFHWDVEEFLDTKKINADEKSRLQTLSLGLIVPDKFFELAQAGREFYVFAPYSVYQVFGEHLDDMDLDRMYERLVAHPEVKKRPLEARQMLTRIAQTQFESGYPYIVYRSNANRVHALRRLGQIKMSNLCTEIFQLQTTSQIGDYGQPDRIGYDVSCNLGSLNIAGVMASGKLQESVHTAMDALTAVSDLSDVRNAPGVGRANRAFHAVGLGAMNLHGYLAKNHIPYESEEARDFARSFFAAVNYHSLERSMHIARERGVRFEGFENSDYASGEYFERYEHTDYRPRTQAVRELFAGIPLPSPADWERLRREVQQHGLYHAYRLAIAPTASISYIQNATPSIAPIVDVVETRTYGNATTYYPVPYLSEETYWYYKSAYHMDMYRVIDLVAEIQPHVDQGISTVLYVTSETSTRELARLYVYAWKKGLKSLYYTRTRNLTVEECLACAV, encoded by the coding sequence TTGCGTTACCTTGAACTCAACAGCGCCGTACTTCACAAAAAGGACGGATTTTTCCAGCTGGAGAAGGACCTCGAGGCGGCCCAGGCCTTCGCCGAAGAGGTAAAGGCCCGGCTGCGCCGTTTCGCCGGGCCCATCGAACGGATGCAGGCCCTCATCGCCGAGGGGTACTACGAGGATTTCTTCCGCCTCTACCGCAAAGAGGACCTGCTGGAACTCTCCGACCTGGCCTACAGCTACGGCTTCCGCTTTCAGAGCTTCATGGCCATCTCCAAGTTCTACAAGGACTACGCCCTGAAGTCCGACGACAAGCGGCACTACCTCGAGCGCTACGAGGACCGGGTGCTGGCGGTGGCGCTGCACCTGGCGCAGGGCGACGTAGAAAAAGCCCGCGCCTACGTGCGGGCCATGATGGAGGGGCGCTACCAGCCCGCCACCCCCACCTTCCTCAATGCGGGCCGGGCCCGGCGCGGGGAGCTGGTCTCGTGCTTTTTGCTCGAGCTCGACGACAGCCTCAATTCCATTGGCTTCAACCTGAACGCGGCCATGCAGCTCTCCAAGATCGGCGGGGGGGTGGCCTTGAACCTCTCCAAGCTGCGCGCCCGGGGGGAACCCATCAAGGGCGTGGCCCACGCGGCCAAGGGGGTGGTGCCGGTGGCCAAGCTGCTGGAGGACGCCTTCAACTACGCCGACCAGATGGGCCAGCGCAAGGGCGCGGGGGCGGTGTACCTCAACATCTTCCACTGGGACGTGGAGGAGTTTTTGGACACCAAGAAGATCAACGCCGACGAGAAGAGCCGCCTCCAGACCCTCTCGCTGGGCCTGATCGTGCCGGACAAGTTCTTCGAGCTGGCCCAGGCGGGCCGGGAGTTCTACGTCTTCGCCCCCTACTCGGTCTATCAGGTCTTCGGCGAGCACCTCGACGACATGGACCTCGACCGCATGTACGAGCGGCTGGTGGCCCACCCCGAGGTGAAGAAGCGGCCCCTCGAGGCCCGCCAGATGCTCACCCGCATCGCCCAGACCCAGTTCGAGTCGGGCTATCCCTACATCGTCTACCGCTCCAACGCCAACCGGGTCCACGCGCTGCGGCGGCTGGGGCAGATCAAGATGTCCAACCTCTGCACCGAGATCTTCCAGCTCCAAACCACCTCGCAGATCGGCGACTACGGCCAGCCCGACCGGATCGGCTACGACGTGAGCTGTAACCTGGGCTCGCTCAACATCGCGGGCGTGATGGCCTCGGGGAAGCTGCAAGAGAGCGTACATACCGCCATGGACGCCCTTACCGCGGTGAGCGACCTCTCCGACGTGCGGAACGCCCCCGGAGTGGGGCGGGCCAACCGGGCCTTCCATGCGGTGGGGTTGGGGGCCATGAACCTGCACGGCTACCTGGCCAAGAACCACATCCCCTACGAGTCGGAGGAAGCCCGTGACTTCGCCCGCAGCTTCTTCGCGGCGGTGAACTACCACTCCCTCGAGCGCTCCATGCACATCGCCCGCGAGCGGGGGGTGCGCTTCGAGGGCTTCGAGAACTCCGACTACGCCAGCGGGGAGTACTTCGAGCGCTACGAACACACCGACTACCGCCCCCGCACCCAGGCCGTGCGGGAGCTGTTCGCCGGGATTCCCCTCCCCTCCCCCGCCGACTGGGAGAGGCTCCGGAGGGAAGTGCAGCAGCACGGCCTCTACCACGCCTACCGCCTGGCCATCGCCCCCACGGCCTCCATCAGCTACATCCAGAACGCCACCCCTTCCATAGCCCCCATCGTGGACGTGGTGGAGACCCGCACCTACGGCAACGCCACCACCTACTATCCGGTGCCCTACCTCTCCGAAGAGACCTACTGGTACTACAAGTCGGCCTACCACATGGACATGTACCGCGTGATCGACTTGGTGGCCGAGATCCAGCCCCACGTGGACCAGGGCATCAGCACGGTGCTCTACGTCACCAGCGAGACCAGCACCCGCGAGCTGGCCCGGCTGTACGTCTACGCCTGGAAGAAGGGCCTCAAGAGCCTCTACTACACCCGCACCCGGAACCTCACGGTGGAGGAGTGCCTGGCCTGCGCGGTGTGA
- a CDS encoding 1-phosphofructokinase family hexose kinase, translating to MSPPKVVTLTLNPALDLKMVVQAPRLGALNRAQAMEVEPSGKGINVARALARQGIPVRAVAPLGGGFGLAIERSLQATPNLELASVKIAGATRGNFKATDVETGEVTEFNAPGPTLREEERIRVEAAVLDQLEAGDLVVLSGSLPGGVGPEVYADLARRLQALGAKVLLDTGGEALRQALPARPFLVKPNRLEAEELLGWPIGKEDALRAARHIQKLGAQHVVLSLGGEGAVFLSPREAVLAFPPRVRVRSTVGCGDALLAGVVAGILQGWPWQEVARYATALAAARAAGEGVEFPERDQTQALLGGVRLEIPDAGRP from the coding sequence ATGAGCCCTCCGAAAGTCGTCACCCTAACCCTAAACCCCGCATTAGACCTGAAGATGGTGGTTCAGGCTCCCCGTCTGGGCGCGCTAAACCGGGCCCAGGCCATGGAGGTGGAGCCCAGCGGCAAGGGCATCAACGTGGCCCGGGCGCTGGCCCGGCAGGGCATCCCGGTGCGGGCGGTGGCCCCATTAGGGGGAGGCTTTGGCCTGGCCATAGAGCGCTCGTTGCAGGCCACCCCCAACCTCGAGCTGGCCAGCGTGAAGATCGCCGGTGCCACCCGCGGCAACTTCAAGGCCACCGACGTGGAAACCGGCGAGGTCACCGAGTTCAACGCCCCCGGCCCCACCCTGCGGGAGGAGGAGCGGATCCGGGTCGAAGCCGCGGTGCTGGACCAACTGGAGGCGGGAGACCTGGTGGTGTTGTCCGGCAGCCTGCCCGGGGGGGTTGGCCCGGAGGTGTACGCCGATCTGGCGCGACGGCTCCAGGCCCTTGGGGCCAAGGTCCTGCTGGACACCGGCGGGGAGGCCCTGCGCCAAGCCCTTCCTGCCCGGCCTTTCCTGGTCAAGCCGAACCGGCTCGAGGCCGAGGAGTTGCTGGGATGGCCCATCGGTAAGGAGGACGCCCTGCGCGCCGCCAGGCACATCCAAAAGCTGGGCGCCCAGCACGTGGTGCTCTCCCTAGGGGGGGAGGGGGCGGTTTTCCTGTCCCCTCGAGAAGCCGTGCTGGCCTTCCCCCCCCGGGTCCGGGTGAGGAGCACCGTCGGCTGCGGGGATGCCCTGCTGGCCGGGGTCGTCGCGGGGATCCTCCAGGGGTGGCCCTGGCAGGAGGTGGCCCGCTACGCCACCGCGCTGGCGGCGGCCCGGGCCGCCGGGGAAGGGGTGGAGTTTCCTGAGCGGGACCAGACCCAAGCCCTCCTAGGGGGAGTGAGGCTCGAAATCCCGGACGCCGGACGGCCTTGA
- a CDS encoding acyl-CoA thioesterase gives MSRAPGGAGLEAGVRAETRTVHLVRPGDCNHYGSLFGGTAMAWMDEAAFVAATRHARGKVVTVHADAMDFRHPVPQGSIVELVAWVKEVGKSSMRLEVEMWVEPMERDERRLACRAGFVMVAVGPDGQPIPVFSGHPRGP, from the coding sequence ATGAGCCGGGCACCGGGCGGGGCGGGGCTCGAGGCCGGCGTGAGGGCCGAGACCCGTACCGTTCACCTGGTGCGCCCCGGCGACTGCAACCACTACGGCAGCCTGTTCGGGGGTACGGCCATGGCCTGGATGGACGAGGCCGCTTTTGTGGCCGCGACCCGACACGCCCGCGGCAAGGTGGTGACGGTGCATGCCGACGCCATGGACTTCCGCCATCCGGTGCCGCAGGGCTCGATCGTGGAGCTGGTGGCCTGGGTCAAGGAGGTGGGAAAGAGTTCGATGCGGCTCGAGGTGGAGATGTGGGTGGAGCCGATGGAGCGCGACGAGCGGCGGTTGGCCTGTCGGGCGGGGTTTGTCATGGTGGCGGTGGGGCCGGATGGGCAGCCCATCCCGGTGTTCTCTGGTCACCCGCGCGGGCCTTAG
- a CDS encoding ABC transporter ATP-binding protein yields MVRLEGVTKAFGAGMGVFGVELEVIPGEILVLLGASGSGKSTLLNLVAGLLLPDRGRVVLAEKEVTRLPPERRQVAYVFQDLGLWPHLTALEHLLLVMPHPERKEALALLERVGLLDHAHRRPGELSGGQKQRIALARALARKPQVILLDEPYSALDPVLREGLRLEVRALLKETGTTALHVTHDPEEAMLLGDRVGVMAGGRLLEVGPPREVYERPLSLAAFLAFGRANVLSDGEGFLAFRYEEVAPGGPLCARVLERREVRGEVLCRVRLPQGEAWVRLEAQPGQEVGLTLLRPRRLAPKAEVLAKG; encoded by the coding sequence GTGGTGAGGCTCGAGGGGGTCACCAAGGCGTTCGGCGCGGGGATGGGGGTCTTCGGGGTGGAGCTGGAGGTGATCCCCGGGGAGATCCTGGTCCTTTTGGGGGCTTCGGGAAGCGGCAAGAGCACCCTCCTTAACCTGGTAGCGGGGCTTCTCCTCCCCGACCGGGGGCGGGTGGTCCTGGCCGAGAAGGAGGTGACCCGCCTGCCCCCGGAGCGACGCCAGGTAGCCTATGTCTTCCAGGACTTGGGCCTTTGGCCCCACCTCACCGCCTTGGAGCACCTCCTCCTGGTGATGCCGCACCCCGAGCGCAAGGAGGCCCTGGCTTTGTTGGAGCGGGTGGGGCTTCTGGATCACGCCCACCGGCGGCCCGGGGAGCTTTCCGGCGGGCAGAAGCAGCGCATAGCCCTGGCCCGGGCCTTGGCCCGGAAACCTCAGGTCATCCTCCTGGACGAGCCCTACAGCGCCCTGGACCCGGTGCTCCGGGAAGGCTTGCGCCTCGAGGTGCGGGCCCTTCTCAAGGAGACGGGGACCACCGCCTTGCACGTGACCCACGACCCCGAAGAGGCCATGCTCCTGGGGGACCGGGTAGGGGTGATGGCCGGAGGGAGGCTTCTGGAGGTGGGGCCGCCCCGGGAAGTCTACGAGCGGCCGCTGTCGCTAGCCGCTTTCCTGGCTTTTGGCCGGGCCAACGTGCTGTCGGACGGGGAAGGCTTTTTGGCTTTCCGCTACGAGGAGGTAGCCCCGGGAGGCCCCCTTTGCGCCCGGGTGCTGGAGAGGCGGGAGGTTCGGGGGGAGGTGCTGTGCCGGGTCCGCCTGCCCCAGGGGGAGGCCTGGGTGCGCCTCGAGGCCCAACCGGGGCAGGAGGTGGGGCTAACTCTCCTCCGGCCCCGGCGGCTCGCCCCAAAGGCCGAGGTCTTGGCTAAAGGGTGA
- a CDS encoding MFS transporter, protein MTRRALSALRAGFRSLEVRNYRLYFWGQLISLTGTWMQSTAQALLVLRIADTPAAVGLVAGFQFLPSLLFVLPSGVWADRSDRYRLIFWSQTLAMLLAAVFAALVSWGHIRLWQIYWLVFLQGTVNAVSQPVRRAFVVNLVDPERRANALALNSAAFNGSRVLGPALAGLLIGPLGLAAMFWLNALSFLAVLVGLRLMDMRSLPAPRRGGRVRIWSELGEGLGYLWRHPELRRLTLLVAFIGTFGYNFTVILPLVGGYALHLQDKSAEYGGLGAMLGFGSLAGALFTLYGGRPRLGRLLWIAALFGGVLGGLALSPSYLASSLLLLGLGLSGVFFSTQANNFLQLEAPDELRGRVSSVYQLLLLGSTPLGGLFIGGASHLLGVQAALLLCAVLCWVGVTLALPKPG, encoded by the coding sequence ATGACCCGGAGGGCCCTATCGGCGCTTCGCGCGGGATTTCGCTCCCTCGAAGTGCGCAACTATCGCCTCTACTTCTGGGGCCAGCTGATCTCCCTCACCGGAACCTGGATGCAGAGCACCGCCCAGGCCCTATTGGTGCTGCGCATTGCCGATACCCCCGCCGCGGTGGGGCTGGTTGCGGGGTTTCAGTTTCTGCCCTCTTTGCTGTTTGTGCTGCCCAGCGGGGTGTGGGCTGACCGGAGCGATCGCTACCGCCTGATCTTCTGGAGCCAAACCCTGGCCATGCTGCTTGCGGCGGTCTTCGCCGCCCTGGTGAGCTGGGGGCATATCCGGCTGTGGCAGATTTACTGGCTGGTGTTCCTGCAGGGCACGGTGAACGCGGTGAGCCAGCCGGTGCGCCGGGCGTTCGTGGTCAACCTGGTAGACCCTGAGCGGCGGGCCAACGCGCTGGCCCTCAACTCGGCCGCGTTCAACGGCTCGCGGGTGCTGGGACCGGCGCTGGCTGGGCTTTTGATCGGGCCGCTAGGGCTGGCGGCGATGTTCTGGCTCAACGCCCTGAGCTTTCTGGCGGTATTGGTGGGCTTACGCCTCATGGACATGCGCAGTTTGCCGGCGCCGAGGCGCGGGGGGCGGGTGCGGATCTGGAGCGAACTGGGCGAGGGGCTCGGCTACCTCTGGCGCCATCCGGAGCTGCGCCGCCTGACCTTGCTGGTGGCCTTTATCGGCACTTTTGGGTACAACTTCACGGTGATCCTGCCCTTGGTAGGGGGGTACGCGCTGCACCTGCAGGACAAGAGCGCGGAGTACGGGGGACTGGGGGCGATGCTGGGATTCGGTTCGCTGGCGGGGGCCTTGTTTACCCTCTACGGCGGGCGGCCAAGGCTGGGCCGGCTGTTATGGATAGCGGCGCTCTTTGGCGGGGTCTTAGGGGGGCTCGCGCTGTCCCCCTCGTACCTGGCCAGCAGCCTGCTGCTGCTGGGGTTGGGCCTGAGCGGGGTTTTTTTCTCCACCCAGGCCAACAACTTCCTCCAGCTCGAGGCCCCCGACGAGCTGCGGGGGCGGGTGAGCAGCGTATACCAGCTGCTTTTGCTGGGCAGTACGCCGCTGGGGGGTCTGTTCATCGGGGGGGCCTCCCATCTCCTCGGGGTCCAAGCGGCGCTGCTTCTGTGCGCGGTACTCTGCTGGGTGGGGGTGACCCTAGCCCTGCCCAAGCCCGGCTAG
- the nrdF gene encoding class 1b ribonucleoside-diphosphate reductase subunit beta, producing the protein MSEVLSPQDPFQAVNWNRPDDPYTKMFWDQNVRQFWVDEEIPLADDKLSWMTLGPAEQRAYEEVLAGLTLLDTVQGGVGMPQIARWVPGLQAKAVLSFMGAMEHMHAKSYSSIFSTLCTSERIEALFDWVRHQPELQAKLALIHRAYTEIQDPGSLYRAMAASVLLESYLFYSGFFYPLYLAGQGRLTSSGEIISLILRDEAIHGVYVGLLAQEVRSRMGEREGERAGRAVLEMLERLDRLEARYTQALYAPIGLEEAVLRFSRYNADKALMNLGLEPYFGVEAEDVNPVVLAGLRTETKHHDFFSTKGNGYVKALRVEPLSDADFYFPEEALR; encoded by the coding sequence ATGAGCGAAGTTCTCTCCCCTCAGGATCCTTTCCAAGCGGTCAACTGGAACCGCCCCGACGACCCCTACACCAAGATGTTCTGGGACCAGAACGTGCGGCAGTTCTGGGTGGACGAGGAGATCCCCCTGGCCGACGACAAGCTCTCCTGGATGACCCTGGGCCCCGCCGAGCAGCGCGCCTACGAGGAGGTGCTGGCCGGGCTCACCCTTCTGGATACCGTGCAGGGTGGGGTGGGGATGCCGCAGATCGCCCGCTGGGTGCCGGGCCTGCAGGCCAAGGCGGTGCTCTCCTTTATGGGGGCCATGGAGCACATGCACGCCAAGAGCTACAGCTCCATCTTCTCCACGCTGTGCACCTCGGAGCGCATCGAGGCCCTGTTCGACTGGGTGCGCCACCAGCCCGAGCTGCAGGCCAAGCTGGCCCTGATTCACAGGGCCTACACCGAAATCCAGGACCCGGGGAGCCTCTACCGGGCCATGGCCGCGAGCGTGCTTCTGGAGTCCTACCTCTTTTACTCGGGTTTCTTCTACCCGCTATACCTGGCCGGACAGGGGCGGCTCACCAGCTCGGGCGAGATCATCAGCCTGATCCTCCGCGACGAGGCCATCCACGGGGTGTACGTGGGCCTGCTGGCCCAGGAGGTGCGCTCCCGCATGGGCGAGCGGGAGGGGGAAAGGGCGGGCCGGGCGGTGCTGGAGATGCTCGAGCGGCTGGACCGGCTCGAGGCCCGCTACACCCAGGCGCTCTACGCCCCCATCGGCCTGGAGGAGGCGGTGCTCCGCTTCTCCCGCTACAACGCCGACAAGGCCCTGATGAACCTGGGGTTGGAGCCCTACTTCGGGGTGGAGGCCGAGGACGTAAACCCGGTGGTGCTGGCCGGGTTGCGCACCGAGACCAAGCACCACGACTTCTTCTCCACCAAGGGCAACGGCTACGTCAAGGCCCTCCGGGTCGAGCCCCTCTCCGATGCGGACTTCTACTTCCCCGAGGAGGCCCTCCGATGA